The Brevinematales bacterium genome contains a region encoding:
- a CDS encoding M50 family metallopeptidase: MKAFQYKKDEVNWQLIALLAGMFVVIAIFWNFVLFYPFKLFVVLLHEISHGLAAALTGGRIAGIEISQNLGGVCTTVGGWQWLIVMAGYLGSMLWGGLILILASRTKLDKIISTVIGGIVLIIAILFIRPIISFGFLFGILFGLGIGLTGWFAPEIVNDILLKFIGLTSVMYAIIDIKEDLISRDIPGSDAFYMSQIIPLPPVVWGIIWGLLALAAAFFLIRYAATVKEESPWTQSK; this comes from the coding sequence ATGAAGGCTTTTCAGTATAAAAAGGACGAAGTGAACTGGCAGTTGATCGCATTACTCGCGGGCATGTTCGTCGTCATCGCGATATTCTGGAATTTCGTGCTGTTCTACCCGTTCAAGCTGTTCGTCGTACTTCTTCACGAGATTTCACATGGGCTCGCGGCGGCGCTCACAGGAGGACGGATCGCCGGGATAGAGATTTCGCAGAATCTCGGCGGGGTATGCACTACTGTCGGGGGATGGCAATGGCTCATCGTGATGGCGGGATACCTCGGGAGTATGCTTTGGGGCGGACTGATCCTCATTCTCGCGTCGCGCACCAAGCTCGATAAGATCATCTCCACCGTCATCGGCGGAATCGTCCTGATTATCGCCATCCTGTTTATCAGGCCTATCATCAGCTTCGGGTTCCTGTTCGGTATCCTCTTCGGCCTCGGTATCGGGCTCACCGGATGGTTCGCCCCGGAGATCGTCAACGATATCCTGCTGAAGTTCATCGGGCTGACAAGCGTGATGTACGCGATCATCGATATCAAGGAAGACCTGATCTCGCGCGATATTCCCGGTTCGGACGCGTTCTATATGTCGCAGATTATCCCGCTTCCCCCTGTGGTGTGGGGCATCATCTGGGGGCTTCTGGCTCTCGCCGCGGCGTTTTTCCTGATCCGTTACGCCGCCACCGTGAAAGAAGAATCGCCGTGGACGCAATCGAAATAA